From a region of the Cololabis saira isolate AMF1-May2022 chromosome 8, fColSai1.1, whole genome shotgun sequence genome:
- the ip6k2b gene encoding inositol hexakisphosphate kinase 2b: MSPALEALMQADGKPYPGKGVMLEPFVHQVGGHSCVLRFGEQTICKPLIPREHQFYKNLPPDMRKFTPQYKGVVSVSFEEDEEANLCLIAYPLHSESGDLENKDPSADCEPKSKMLKWSNKKQKSSLLLENDNYSKDRARHSRKEEKIISYNRDEVSQQQAEVLYFSLEKGNVVPQIKHNPWSLKCHQQQLQRMKENAKHRNQYKFILLENLTWRYRVPCVLDLKMGTRQHGDDASEEKKANQIRKCQQSTSASIGVRLCGMQVYQSDSGQLMFMNKYHGRKLTLAGFKEALYQFFHNGRRLRHELLSPVLRRLREMKAALEACESYRFYSSSLLIIYDGDAPRAPTRPRHRGGEEGDEDDPSDEDDEEEEEEEEEEEGAFGFPCSSSASGTTSVAGGSGSSSSRSSHGAGETTSPEVDVRMIDFAHTTCRHYGEDSVVHEGQDSGFIFGLQNLITIISQLEDHGTD, translated from the exons ATGAGTCCCGCGCTGGAAGCCCTCATGCAGGCGGACGGGAAACCTTATCCGGGGAAGGGGGTGATGCTTGAGCCCTTCGTGCACCAGGTGGGCGGCCACTCCTGCGTGCTGCGGTTTGGGGAGCAGACCATTTGCAAGCCCCTCATCCCCCGAGAGCACCAGTTCTACAAGAACCTGCCACCAGACATGAGGAAGTTCACCCCTCAATATAAAG GTGTTGTGTCTGTGAGTTTTGAAGAAGACGAGGAGGCGAACTTGTGTCTCATTGCCTACCCCCTCCACAGCGAGTCGGGGGACCTGGAGAACAAAGACCCTTCAGCGGACTGTGAGCCCAAGAGCAAGATGCTGAAGTGGAGCAACAAGAAACAGAAGTCTTCTTTGCTTCTGGAAAACGACAACTACAGCAAAGACAGAGCTAGACACAGCCGCAAAGAGGAAAAGATTATAAG CTATAATCGTGACGAGGTGTCGCAGCAGCAGGCTGAGGTTCTATACTTCAGCTTGGAGAAGGGCAACGTGGTGCCACAGATCAAACACAACCCCTGGAGTCTGAAATGTCACCAGCAACAGTTGCAGAGGATGAAGGAGAATGCAAAACATCGTAACCAATACA AATTTATTCTTTTGGAAAACCTAACATGGCGCTATAGAGTACCATGTGTGTTAGACTTGAAGATGGGAACTCGCCAACATGGAGATGATGCATCAGAGGAGAAGAAAGCCAATCAGATTCGCAAGTGTCAACagagcacttctgcatctatTGGGGTGCGACTTTGTGGCATGCAG GTGTATCAGTCAGACTCCGGCCAGCTGATGTTCATGAACAAGTACCATGGGCGTAAGCTAACCCTTGCAGGATTCAAGGAGGCTCTCTATCAGTTCTTTCACAATGGGCGCCGCCTTCGCCATGAACTGCTTTCTCCAGTGCTGCGCAGGCTCCGGGAGATGAAAGCGGCCCTGGAGGCTTGCGAGTCCTACCGCTTTTACTCCAGTTCCCTGCTCATCATCTATGACGGCGACGCTCCCCGGGCGCCCACTAGACCTCGACATCGAGGTGGCGAAGAAGGCGACGAGGACGACCCatctgatgaagatgatgaggaggaagaggaggaggaggaagaggaagaaggggCTTTTGGCTTCCCCTGTTCGTCTTCAGCCAGCGGCACCACCAGTGTGGCTGGAGgaagcggcagcagcagcagccgctcgTCCCACGGCGCAGGAGAGACCACCAGCCCCGAGGTGGACGTGCGCATGATTGACTTTGCTCACACCACCTGCCGGCACTACGGAGAAGACAGCGTTGTTCACGAAGGACAGGACAGCGGCTTTATCTTCGGCCTCCAGAATCTGATCACAATAATTTCCCAGCTTGAGGATCACGGCACTGACTGA
- the sec61a1a gene encoding protein transport protein Sec61 subunit alpha-like 1 → MGIKFLEVIKPFCAVLPEIQKPERKIQFREKVLWTAITLFIFLVCCQIPLFGIMSSDSADPFYWMRVILASNRGTLMELGISPIVTSGLIMQLLAGAKIIEVGDTPKDRALFNGAQKLFGMIITIGQAIVYVMTGMYGDPSEMGAGICLLIIIQLFVAGLIVLLLDELLQKGYGLGSGISLFIATNICETIVWKAFSPTTVNTGRGTEFEGAIIALFHLLATRTDKVRALREAFYRQNLPNLMNLIATVFVFAVVIYFQGFRVDLPIKSARYRGQYNTYPIKLFYTSNIPIILQSALVSNLYVISQMLSTRFSGNFLVNLLGTWSDTSSGGPARAYPVGGLCYYLSPPESFGSVLDDPVHAIIYIVFMLGSCAFFSKTWIEVSGSSAKDVAKQLKEQQMVMRGHRETSMVHELNRYIPTAAAFGGLCIGGLSVMADFLGAIGSGTGILLAVTIIYQYFEIFVKEQSEVGSVGALLF, encoded by the exons ATGGGCA TCAAATTCTTGGAGGTGATAAAGCCGTTCTGTGCAGTGCTGCCAGAGATCCAAAAACCTGAACGAAAG ATCCAGTTCAGAGAAAAGGTGCTATGGACTGCCATCACTCTCTTTATCTTTCTGGTGTGTTGTCAG ATTCCTCTCTTTGGTATAATGTCTTCAGACTCTGCAGATCCGTTCTACTGGATGAGAGTCATTCTAGCTTCAAACAGAG GTACTCTGATGGAGCTGGGTATCTCACCCATCGTCACCTCAGGCCTGATAATGCAGCTCCTTGCTGGAGCCAAGATCATTGAAGTTGGAGACACACCAAAGGACAGAGCCCTCTTTAACGGCGcccaaaaat tgtttggGATGATCATCACAATTGGCCAGGCTATTGTGTATGTGATGACCGGCATgtatggagatccatcagaaatGGGTGCAGGGATCTGTCTGCTCATCATCATACAG CTGTTTGTTGCAGGGCTGATTGTGTTGCTGCTGGATGAGTTGCTACAAAAGGGCTATGGTCTTGGTTCGGGGATCTCGCTCTTCATTGCCACGAACATTTGTGAGACTATCGTCTGGAAGGCCTTCAGCCCCACCACTGTGAACACTGGAAGGG gTACCGAGTTTGAGGGAGCCATCATCGCCCTTTTCCACCTCCTCGCCACCAGGACAGACAAAGTGCGTGCTCTAAGAGAGGCCTTCTACAGACAGAACCTGCCCAACCTCATGAACCTCATTGCCACTGTATTCGTATTTGCTGTAGTGATATACTTTCAG GGATTCAGAGTGGATCTGCCCATCAAGTCAGCTCGCTACCGTGGCCAGTACAACACCTACCCTATCAAGCTGTTTTACACCTCTAACATTCCCATCATCCTGCAGTCTGCCTTGGTCTCCAACTTGTACGTTATCTCCCAGATGCTTTCCACACGTTTCAGTGGCAATTTCCTGGTCAATCTGCTCGGAACGTGGTCT GACACGTCGTCCGGCGGCCCAGCTCGTGCCTATCCTGTCGGGGGTCTCTGTTACTACCTCTCTCCCCCCGAGTCATTTGGGTCTGTTCTAGATGACCCGGTTCATGCAATCATCTACATCGTCTTCATGCTCGGCTCATGTGCCTTTTTCTCAAAGACTTGGATTGAAGTTTCAGGCTCATCTGCGAAAGAT GTGGCAAAGCAGCTGAAGGAGCAACAGATGGTGATGAGGGGACACAGAGAAACATCAATGGTTCACGAACTGAACAG GTACATCCCAACCGCAGCTGCCTTTGGTGGACTCTGCATTGGCGGTCTATCAGTTATGGCAGACTTCCTCGGTGCCATCGGCTCTGGTACTGGTATCTTGTTGGCGGTCACGATCATCTATCAGTACTTTGAAATTTTTGTCAAAGAACAGAGTGAAGTGGGCAGCGTGGGAGCGCTGCTCTTCTAG
- the LOC133448681 gene encoding mitochondrial intermembrane space import and assembly protein 40-B-like: protein MSSVREEGKDKIIFVSKEDHETPSSAELVEEDPNDPYEERGLILPNGEINWNCPCLGGMASGPCGTEFKDAFSCFHYSKEEVKGSECLEQFRAMQECLQRYPELYPQEDDDTSSPQTSQDSDSVGQSGADVAPASDQDSDTTKPGTETSAGS from the exons ATGAGCTCTGTTAGAGAGGAAG GTAAAGATAAAATCATCTTTGTTAGCAAAGAAGATCATGAAACACCCAGCAGTGCTGAACTTGTAGAAGAAGATCCCAATGACCCATATGAGGAGCGAG GTCTAATTCTTCCTAATGGAGAGATAAACTGGAACTGCCCCTGCCTGGGCGGGATGGCCAGCGGTCCCTGTGGGACTGAATTTAAGGATGCCTTCTCCTGCTTCCACTACAGTAAGGAGGAGGTGAAGGGCTCTGAATGCCTGGAGCAGTTCAGGGCTATGCAGGAATGTTTACAGCGCTACCCAGAGCTCTACCCACAAGAAGATGACGACACTTCATCCCCCCAGACTTCACAAGACTCTGACTCTGTAGGTCAATCAGGTGCAGACGTAGCACCTGCCTCTGACCAGGACTCTGATACCACGAAGCCCGGCACAGAGACCTCAGCGGGGAGCTAA